In a genomic window of Nyctibius grandis isolate bNycGra1 chromosome 4, bNycGra1.pri, whole genome shotgun sequence:
- the LOC137662709 gene encoding pancreatic lipase-related protein 2-like, whose protein sequence is MVVGMWIMAFYLLGTVAGKEVCYPRLGCFTDDPPWSGVPGRLLTGLPDSPEHVNTSFSLYTRETGNNSQVISAINSSTIQNSHFSSHRKTSFITHGFGSTAKKGWVVEMCLLLLEVENINCIAVDWTEGAKGTYVRAVNNVRVIGAEIAYFIKTLQKIFRYSPHEIHLIGHSLGAHTAGEAGRRMRGIRRITGLDPAGPYFEGTPPEVRLDPSDANFVDIIHTNAARFPALGFGMYNTTGHLDFYPNGGTAMPGCTDLTPEMKQSDFEDVIADATAIGGCHHSRSHEFYFESILYPTGYLGYPCESYESFKSGDCFPCSKEKCPMMGHYADRFPDKMKRVNQKYFLNTAADPPFTTWRQKVFIKLSGVKKTRGDINLVFHDMKGNTKEYEIASGALSQDQVHTKYLDVEINPKETKKIEFLWNKTVFTLLWARLGAEIVYIIHGEDGHRSTFCGRGTVTYGVPQLLTPC, encoded by the exons GTGGTTGGAATGTGGATTATGGCATTTTATCTTCTTGGCACAGTAGCAG GTAAAGAAGTTTGCTACCCCAGGCTTGGCTGTTTTACAGATGACCCACCCTGGTCTGGGGTACCAGGGAGACTTCTGACAGGTTTGCCCGACTCTCCAGAACATGTGAACACCAGCTTCTCTCTCTACACCAGAGAAACAGGAAATAACTCACAg GTGATCTCAGCGATAAACTCCTCAACCATCCAAAACTCACATTTTTCCTCACATAGGAAAACCTCCTTCATCACTCATGGATTTGGCAGCACTGCAAAAAAAGGCTGGGTGGTAGAAATGTGCTTG CTGTTATTGGAAGTGGAAAATATCAACTGCATTGCTGTCGATTGGACAGAAGGTGCAAAAGGCACCTACGTCAGGGCAGTGAACAACGTCCGCGTGATTGGGGCTGAGATTGCTTATTTCATAAAAACTTTACAG AAAATCTTCAGATATTCTCCTCACGAAATCCATTTAATTGGCCACAGTCTGGGAGCACATActgcaggagaggcaggaaGAAGGATGAGAGGCATCAGACGGATAACAG gCTTAGACCCTGCTGGGCCCTATTTTGAAGGCACTCCTCCTGAGGTGAGACTGGATCCTTCAGATGCAAACTTTGTCGATATTATTCACACTAATGCTGCTCGCTTTCCTGCCTTAG GGTTTGGGATGTATAACACCACCGGTCACCTGGACTTCTACCCAAATGGAGGAACTGCGATGCCTGGATGCACTGATTTAACTCCAGAGATGAAACAAAGCGATTTTGAAGATGTCATTGCAG ACGCTACAGCCATTGGTGGGTGCCATCACTCACGCAGCCatgagttttattttgaaagtatcCTCTATCCCACCGGATACCTCGGATATCCCTGTGAATCGTACGAATCCTTTAAGTCA GGAGACTGCTTCCCATGTTCCAAGGAGAAATGTCCAATGATGGGGCACTATGCTGACAGATTTCCAGATAAAATGAAGAGGGTAaaccaaaagtattttttaaatacagcagcAGACCCACCTTTCACTA CTTGGAGACAAAAAGTATTTATCAAACTGTCTGGTGTAAAGAAAACGAGAGGAGACATAAACCTAGTTTTCCATGACATGAAGGGGAACACAAAAGAATACGAAATTGCCAG TGGAGCCCTCTCTCAAGATCAAGTTCATACAAAATACCTTGATGTTGAAATTAACccaaaagaaactaaaaaaattgaatttctcTGGAATAAAACCGTATTTACTCTGCTCTGGGCAAGACTGGGAGCAGAAATAGTCTATATAATTCATGGAGAAGATGGACACAG gtCAACTTTTTGTGGCCGTGGAACTGTGACATATGGAGTTCCCCAGTTACTTACACCTTGTTAG
- the LOC137662216 gene encoding pancreatic triacylglycerol lipase-like produces MLGIWILALFLLNAAEGKEVCYERLGCFSDDIPWSGTTERPIHKLPWDPKKIDIHFLLYTRQNPNNFQEISAVDASTIAYSNFNASRMTRFIVHGFVDNGEENWLSDMCKRMLTVEDVNCICINWKRGARCQYTQASNNVRVVGAEIAYFIDVLKEQFEYSLADVHIIGHSLGAHAAGEAGRRQPGIGRITGLDPAQPYFQGTPIEVRLDKSDAEFVDIIHTDSAPTIPYLGFGMSPAIGHLDFYPNGGKQMPGCEKNAVSQIVDLDGIWEGTRDFVACNHLRSYKYYSDSIIYPDGFLGYSCASYDVFETGSCFPCPQGGCPNMGHFADKFKGKTKYDFQKFYLNTGEEKDFPLWRYKVTVTLSGKSKVRGYVNIALYGSGGNTRQHQIIKGALRPDNTYTSFIDAEVNIGAVTKVKFLWNNNLINPTLPKLGAATITVQSGENGKEFRFCGSETVREDVLQTLTAC; encoded by the exons ATGCTTGGAATTTGGATACTTGCACTATTTCTGCTCAACGCAGCAGAAG GCAAAGAAGTTTGCTATGAAAGGCTTGGATGTTTCTCAGATGATATACCATGGTCTGGGACTACGGAAAGACCAATCCATAAGTTACCCTGGGATCCAAAAAAGATAGACATTCACTTCCTCCTGTATACAAGACAAAATCCTAATAACTTTCAA GAGATCTCTGCAGTTGATGCCTCAACAATTGCGTACTCAAATTTTAATGCGAGTAGGATGACCAGATTTATCGTACACGGATTTGTAGATAATGGAGAAGAAAACTGGCTGTCAGACATGTGCAAG AGGATGCTTACTGTGGAAGATGTGAACTGCATCTGCATAAACTGGAAAAGAGGCGCAAGGTGTCAGTACACCCAGGCATCCAACAACGTCCGTGTTGTAGGTGCTGAAATAGCTTATTTTATAGATGTTCTTAAG GAACAATTTGAATACTCTCTAGCTGATGTTCACATAATTGGCCACAGCCTTGGAGCACACGCGGCAGGCgaggctggcaggaggcagcccGGGATTGGAAGAATAACCG GACTGGACCCTGCTCAACCTTATTTTCAAGGCACTCCAATTGAAGTCAGACTGGATAAATCTGATGCAGAGTTTGTTGATATTATCCACACAGATTCAGCTCCTACAATCCCCTACTTAG GTTTCGGCATGAGCCCAGCTATAGGACATCTTGACTTTTATCCaaatggaggaaagcaaatgccaGGGTGTGAGAAGAACGCTGTTTCACAGATCGTAGATCTCGATGGCATCTGGGAAG GAACTCGGGACTTTGTGGCTTGCAATCATTTGCGGAGTTACAAGTATTACTCTGACAGTATTATCTACCCTGATGGATTTCTAGGCTATTCTTGTGCTTCATACGATGTTTTTGAAACA GGAAGCTGTTTCCCGTGCCCGCAAGGGGGATGCCCAAATATGGGTCACTTTGCAGATAAATTCAAAGGGAAAACTAAATATGATTTCCAGAAATTCTACCTGAAtactggagaggagaaggatttTCCTC TTTGGAGGTACAAAGTAACTGTGACACTCTCTGGAAAGAGTAAAGTTAGAGGATATGTAAATATTGCCCTGTACGGAAGTGGTGGGAACACAAGGCAGCATCAGATCATCAA GGGAGCCCTCCGACCAGACAACACTTACACAAGTTTCATTGATGCAGAAGTTAACATTGGAGCAGTTACAAAGGTTAAATTTCTTTGGAACAACAACTTGATAAATCCAACTCTTCCTAAACTAGGAGCTGCGACTATCACAGTACAAtctggagaaaatggaaaaga attccGTTTCTGTGGTTCCGAGACGGTGAGGGAGGATGTTCTGCAAACTCTTACTGCTTGCTAA